From a region of the Burkholderia lata genome:
- a CDS encoding T6SS phospholipase effector Tle1-like catalytic domain-containing protein has product MSEIRWPEPFNEQGRLSEGAAAQSMGKSALAGETPGCPQTLHVNLFFDGTNNNLEEDIKSAERPTHSNVARLFNACSYNYADGEYRFYVPGVGTPFPEIGEKEFTAKGKAFAAGFGMRVAWGYTRLLNAVHEAIVGDILLYDPDARALCSLIDDEVIATNGTVVSAVTNIAKTSRIAGVAASSPMFYYGYKVRSKLERLHGELSALQRKHSSPGGQLNRSIKKVWVNVFGFSRGAAGARVFVNRLINTWAPGGKIAGAIPYEVNFLGIFDTVASVGIPDTATAAINRVELDGHWAWTSRGALNVPISVKKCVHFFSIHEQRMSFPLDSIRERQIYPIGEPRRIEIAYPGVHSDVGGGYPVGDQGKSRAGEGSKLSQIALHNMYIEALKAGVPLLTGNDKNPLPKVVGQDFRISSAVVHAFNDWLSTVNQKPLDSVETALRIGMGQSLAWRTLRADVGNSHTYITSQEFFRRAREDQVTPYGLEKRLEKKGSSARLDGLKREKRELEIRKNTLEAAALGTIRNPLESNVFKKRAEQLAEQIKKKDKEILEAAADNGKESRPGEGATDITTNDKTDLLEAAEEFRLVLAYLRPDQRTRLQVYWSQAPAKAVKMGSGLFSAEIFISQNPNAYYLTVDRKDAGSHRRQGSNTVWLGDRDLAIQLLGAVAAYQPVLDFVLAPETQMLPFLLEHTSDEAVRKLSPAVVRLMDDYVHDSRAWFRVPYFHEYSPGGYGWARTFFVGNDRRVRNLGLTDQATAVAASREQKAAADRGKFVVERSRTLPPPVKVDFSTFPR; this is encoded by the coding sequence ATGAGTGAGATCCGTTGGCCCGAACCATTCAACGAGCAAGGGCGTTTGTCCGAAGGGGCTGCTGCCCAATCAATGGGCAAGAGTGCCTTGGCCGGGGAAACGCCAGGTTGCCCACAGACGCTACATGTCAATTTGTTCTTTGACGGCACGAATAACAATCTGGAAGAGGACATAAAGAGCGCGGAAAGGCCCACGCATAGCAACGTCGCAAGGTTGTTCAACGCGTGTAGTTACAACTACGCGGATGGGGAGTATCGGTTCTACGTGCCTGGTGTTGGTACTCCATTTCCTGAAATCGGTGAGAAAGAATTCACCGCGAAGGGTAAGGCATTCGCCGCTGGTTTCGGCATGCGCGTCGCGTGGGGGTACACTCGCTTGCTGAACGCTGTGCATGAGGCGATAGTGGGCGACATCCTGTTGTATGACCCTGATGCTCGCGCACTATGCTCGCTAATCGACGATGAGGTCATCGCGACCAACGGAACTGTAGTTTCAGCCGTCACGAACATAGCTAAGACCAGCCGCATTGCAGGAGTAGCGGCAAGTAGTCCTATGTTTTACTACGGATACAAGGTTCGATCGAAGCTTGAGCGATTACATGGGGAGCTGTCGGCGCTTCAAAGGAAGCACAGCAGCCCGGGCGGGCAGCTCAACCGGTCGATCAAGAAGGTGTGGGTTAACGTTTTCGGCTTTTCTCGAGGTGCCGCAGGCGCGCGGGTGTTCGTGAATCGTCTCATTAACACATGGGCGCCAGGTGGAAAGATCGCTGGTGCGATTCCGTACGAAGTCAATTTCCTGGGGATCTTCGACACTGTCGCATCGGTTGGCATACCCGATACCGCTACGGCGGCGATCAATCGGGTGGAACTCGATGGGCATTGGGCATGGACGTCAAGGGGGGCGCTCAACGTTCCCATATCGGTCAAGAAATGTGTGCACTTCTTCTCGATCCACGAACAGAGGATGAGCTTTCCGCTCGATTCCATTCGGGAGCGGCAGATATATCCAATAGGCGAACCTCGTAGGATCGAGATTGCTTACCCCGGGGTGCATTCTGACGTCGGCGGTGGTTATCCCGTTGGTGACCAGGGTAAATCGAGAGCGGGAGAAGGTAGTAAGCTCAGCCAGATTGCCTTGCACAATATGTACATTGAGGCGCTGAAGGCTGGGGTGCCACTGTTGACAGGAAATGATAAAAATCCGCTTCCGAAGGTTGTAGGGCAAGATTTTCGGATTTCTTCAGCAGTCGTCCACGCCTTTAACGACTGGTTGTCGACTGTCAATCAGAAGCCGCTCGACAGCGTTGAAACGGCGTTGCGTATTGGCATGGGGCAATCTCTCGCGTGGCGGACGCTGCGAGCGGATGTAGGCAATTCTCATACATACATTACGTCTCAGGAGTTCTTTCGCCGCGCGCGGGAGGATCAGGTCACCCCGTACGGACTGGAAAAGCGCCTCGAGAAAAAGGGATCATCAGCTCGGCTTGACGGCCTGAAGCGTGAAAAGCGCGAGCTCGAAATTCGAAAGAATACCCTCGAGGCCGCAGCGCTTGGAACGATCCGAAACCCCCTCGAGTCGAATGTGTTTAAAAAGCGAGCCGAGCAACTTGCCGAGCAAATCAAGAAGAAGGATAAGGAGATACTTGAGGCTGCGGCAGATAACGGAAAGGAAAGTCGGCCTGGAGAGGGGGCGACGGACATCACCACCAATGACAAGACCGACCTTCTCGAGGCGGCCGAGGAATTTCGGCTCGTTCTAGCATATTTGCGCCCCGATCAGCGAACGCGCTTGCAGGTGTACTGGTCGCAGGCGCCGGCGAAAGCAGTCAAGATGGGGAGCGGGCTCTTCTCGGCAGAGATTTTCATATCACAGAACCCCAACGCCTACTATTTGACCGTCGATCGAAAGGACGCGGGTTCTCACCGACGACAAGGTTCGAACACCGTTTGGTTGGGCGATCGCGATCTCGCCATCCAACTCCTCGGCGCTGTCGCTGCCTACCAGCCGGTCTTGGACTTCGTGCTGGCTCCGGAAACGCAGATGTTGCCGTTTCTACTTGAACACACGTCCGACGAGGCTGTGCGGAAGCTCTCGCCAGCCGTCGTGCGCCTAATGGACGATTACGTACACGACAGCCGCGCCTGGTTTCGCGTTCCGTATTTTCACGAATATTCACCAGGCGGCTATGGATGGGCGCGCACGTTCTTTGTCGGCAATGATAGGCGTGTCCGTAACCTCGGTCTTACGGATCAAGCCACAGCCGTTGCTGCATCACGAGAGCAGAAAGCGGCGGCGGATCGCGGCAAGTTCGTCGTCGAGCGGTCGAGGACGTTGCCGCCCCCGGTGAAAGTCGACTTCAGCACTTTTCCGCGCTAG
- a CDS encoding DUF4123 domain-containing protein produces MTIVDDNAKLYGLVDGAQYPDSIATWVLEFSPEVRSLFEGLPEEEAGNSAPILFEIDDAKSEWVRHIDELDRYRPCFTVVRSALSIDELKVHLQRFLFVDIGEGMHALLRWFDPRSLPSILEVWGKAAQAELTRPLTMWMYRGGRSEWQHVGIDARASAADAGEIPLFFSQQQLDELERHDEPHALMSELSDLGLIDGNQSYATRFKDFLRGYKRAGELGLISRADRHAFCVASYQYGESFERQDEVRAAIRSSVASGAPLVQSFDMVPAYVWRELMRSHEKKAKALQEQEVGK; encoded by the coding sequence ATGACGATAGTAGACGACAACGCAAAACTTTACGGTCTGGTTGACGGTGCTCAGTATCCAGATTCGATTGCTACATGGGTGCTCGAATTCTCGCCAGAGGTGCGATCGTTGTTCGAGGGGCTTCCGGAGGAAGAGGCCGGAAATTCCGCGCCGATCCTCTTCGAGATCGACGATGCAAAGAGCGAATGGGTTCGCCACATCGATGAGTTGGACCGGTATCGACCATGCTTCACCGTGGTGCGCAGCGCATTGAGTATTGATGAGCTCAAGGTGCACCTGCAGCGCTTTCTCTTTGTCGACATCGGTGAAGGGATGCACGCACTGCTCCGCTGGTTCGACCCGCGTTCGCTTCCGTCGATTCTGGAAGTCTGGGGGAAAGCGGCACAGGCAGAACTAACTCGCCCGTTGACGATGTGGATGTACCGGGGAGGCCGCTCGGAGTGGCAACACGTTGGAATCGACGCACGCGCGTCGGCCGCAGACGCGGGAGAGATTCCCCTGTTCTTTAGTCAACAGCAGCTCGATGAGTTGGAACGGCATGACGAACCGCACGCGCTCATGAGCGAGTTGAGCGACCTTGGTTTGATCGATGGGAATCAGTCGTATGCAACGCGATTCAAGGATTTCCTTCGAGGCTATAAACGTGCAGGTGAGTTGGGGCTGATTTCACGCGCAGACCGCCACGCGTTCTGTGTGGCCTCGTACCAATACGGAGAATCATTCGAACGCCAAGATGAAGTTCGAGCGGCGATTCGATCGAGTGTCGCCAGCGGAGCGCCGTTGGTGCAATCGTTCGATATGGTTCCGGCCTATGTCTGGCGGGAGTTGATGCGTAGCCACGAGAAGAAGGCGAAGGCACTCCAAGAACAGGAGGTTGGGAAATGA
- a CDS encoding type VI secretion system Vgr family protein, with product MALLDVPRTLSVSGAALPMYGGQSILTPMKLTGGEIIGELFEYTLELKTPDSLGFSQSIAANVNLDALIGTEVTVSIQLEGKGRFIPGLAGAAGMANVGAGMREITGVVSHATIVREDGRSIVYELTLRPWLWHATKNCDCRIFQDMSVVEITDAVLSVYPFPVEKRLTTPRPNKVWPKRDIQRQHLESDWTFLQRLWEEWGIYYFFEHDEGKHRLVLCDSMGALKPLSDAYAALRYDPPTSRRIDEEHIHEFSVSHALTKGAVTSVDYDYTLPRANLKVTREDPRDTGLAHQEQYSWGDYAQPQAGAAGLSGDHNEPRTEAEYLTLVQMQAWRCQGLRAYGKGNLRGLVTGQTFVLAHYPQDAANREYAVVGCMLTIEDIGEASGSGQRYRCEADFTLQPANEPFRLLRTIAKPRMTGVEYAVVTCPENQEIWTDAYGRVKLQFLWDRLGNNDERSSCWVRVAGAWHGDQFGGIFLPRRGHEVEVAFVNGDPDLPIIVGSASNAFNMPPFALPENQTLAGYRSREIGGRRANTLAFDDTNGKIQAHLSSDEGASQLNLGYITRIAGNAGRQDERGRGAELRTDGHGVFRAGQGMLLTTEVRQDAQAHVTDMGETTARLEEAERWQTMIAELAQQATAQEANSHQEEVAKTLAKQNAVIGGSQGAAADGFSELGAPHVVIAGAAGIQTTTPATTHIASGQHVALTSGEHIAASANGSVLISAQDSVRQFAARGGMKSVAADGNIDIHALQKAINLLAMLEVNITSDTIHISAKKKLVLNGGGSYIELEQGSIKSGTSGVWLAHAANHYFPQPDEVPVELHVPKVCIECLLKAAKSGASAVPRL from the coding sequence ATGGCTTTGCTTGATGTACCACGGACGTTGTCGGTTTCCGGCGCTGCGCTGCCGATGTACGGCGGACAGTCGATCCTCACTCCGATGAAGCTGACCGGCGGCGAAATCATCGGAGAATTGTTCGAGTACACGCTCGAACTGAAAACGCCGGATTCGCTCGGGTTTTCGCAGAGCATCGCTGCGAACGTCAATCTTGATGCGCTGATTGGCACGGAAGTGACCGTATCGATCCAGCTCGAGGGAAAAGGGCGTTTCATTCCGGGTCTAGCCGGTGCCGCCGGAATGGCGAACGTCGGTGCTGGCATGCGCGAGATCACTGGTGTTGTAAGCCATGCGACGATCGTGCGTGAAGACGGACGGTCGATCGTCTATGAGCTCACGCTCCGACCGTGGCTGTGGCACGCGACCAAGAACTGCGATTGCCGCATCTTCCAGGATATGTCCGTTGTCGAGATCACCGATGCGGTACTCTCGGTCTACCCGTTTCCGGTCGAAAAACGACTCACGACTCCGCGGCCGAACAAGGTATGGCCCAAACGGGACATCCAGCGCCAACATCTCGAAAGCGACTGGACATTCCTGCAGCGCTTGTGGGAAGAGTGGGGCATCTATTATTTCTTCGAGCACGACGAGGGCAAGCATCGTCTCGTGCTTTGCGACTCGATGGGGGCACTCAAACCGCTGAGTGATGCCTATGCCGCACTTCGCTACGATCCGCCGACCAGTCGGCGGATTGATGAAGAGCACATTCACGAATTCTCGGTATCACATGCGCTGACCAAGGGCGCAGTGACGAGTGTCGACTACGACTACACGTTGCCGCGCGCAAATCTCAAGGTGACGCGCGAGGACCCCCGCGACACTGGGCTCGCCCATCAGGAGCAGTACTCATGGGGGGATTATGCGCAGCCTCAAGCTGGCGCGGCTGGTCTTTCAGGCGACCACAACGAGCCGCGCACGGAGGCGGAGTATCTGACGCTGGTGCAGATGCAGGCGTGGCGTTGCCAAGGCTTGAGGGCTTACGGTAAAGGTAACCTGCGCGGCCTCGTCACAGGTCAGACGTTTGTGCTGGCGCACTACCCGCAGGACGCGGCCAACCGAGAGTATGCAGTCGTCGGCTGCATGCTGACGATTGAGGATATCGGCGAAGCGTCAGGTTCCGGTCAGCGTTATCGCTGCGAAGCGGATTTCACGCTGCAGCCGGCCAACGAGCCATTCCGGCTGTTGCGAACTATCGCGAAGCCGCGCATGACCGGCGTCGAATACGCCGTTGTGACGTGTCCCGAGAACCAGGAGATCTGGACCGATGCCTATGGTCGGGTGAAGCTGCAGTTTCTGTGGGATCGGCTCGGCAATAACGACGAGCGTTCAAGTTGTTGGGTGCGAGTGGCCGGTGCATGGCATGGCGATCAGTTCGGTGGAATCTTCCTGCCGCGTCGGGGACATGAGGTCGAAGTCGCTTTCGTCAACGGCGATCCTGACCTGCCGATCATCGTGGGCAGCGCGAGCAATGCGTTCAATATGCCGCCGTTCGCGTTGCCGGAGAACCAGACGCTGGCCGGCTATCGCAGCCGGGAGATCGGCGGTCGTCGTGCGAACACGCTTGCCTTCGACGATACGAACGGAAAAATTCAGGCGCATCTGTCGAGCGACGAAGGCGCGTCGCAGTTGAATTTGGGTTACATCACGCGTATTGCGGGCAACGCAGGGCGGCAGGATGAGCGTGGTCGCGGGGCTGAACTGCGCACGGATGGTCATGGCGTATTTCGTGCCGGGCAGGGGATGCTGCTCACGACCGAAGTTCGGCAAGACGCGCAGGCCCATGTGACCGACATGGGTGAAACGACGGCTCGACTCGAAGAGGCCGAGCGTTGGCAGACGATGATCGCGGAACTGGCGCAGCAGGCGACGGCTCAAGAGGCGAACAGCCATCAGGAGGAAGTCGCCAAGACGCTCGCCAAACAGAACGCTGTGATAGGCGGATCGCAAGGCGCTGCCGCCGATGGCTTTTCTGAACTCGGTGCGCCGCACGTCGTCATCGCCGGCGCTGCCGGTATCCAGACCACGACGCCAGCGACAACGCATATCGCAAGCGGTCAGCACGTCGCACTGACGAGCGGGGAGCACATCGCGGCGTCGGCAAACGGCAGTGTCCTCATCAGCGCACAGGATTCAGTGCGCCAGTTTGCGGCACGTGGGGGCATGAAATCCGTCGCGGCAGACGGGAACATCGACATTCACGCGCTTCAGAAGGCGATCAATCTGCTGGCCATGCTCGAGGTCAACATAACCAGCGACACGATTCATATCAGCGCGAAGAAGAAATTGGTGTTGAACGGGGGCGGCAGCTATATCGAGCTTGAACAGGGCAGTATCAAGAGCGGGACGAGCGGCGTCTGGCTTGCCCATGCAGCCAATCACTATTTCCCTCAGCCAGACGAAGTGCCTGTCGAGCTCCACGTTCCCAAGGTGTGTATCGAGTGCCTGCTGAAAGCCGCGAAGAGTGGCGCATCCGCTGTTCCTCGGCTCTAA
- a CDS encoding PAAR domain-containing protein — protein MSISIAVVGDATDHGGRIITGSDTHKIGGKKIARLHDLVDCPETYPDGRPHGINKIIEAHPTLSVGGRYVALHGHRTECGCRLIATSTAKVGR, from the coding sequence ATGTCAATCAGCATCGCAGTCGTCGGGGACGCAACCGACCATGGCGGCCGGATCATTACCGGCTCTGATACGCACAAGATCGGCGGCAAGAAAATAGCCCGTCTGCACGATCTGGTCGACTGTCCGGAAACCTATCCGGACGGGCGTCCGCACGGCATCAACAAGATTATCGAAGCCCATCCGACGCTTAGCGTCGGCGGGCGTTACGTGGCATTGCACGGGCATCGCACCGAGTGCGGCTGCCGGCTGATTGCGACTTCGACAGCCAAGGTAGGGCGCTAG
- a CDS encoding DUF3304 domain-containing protein, with protein MIVFVWKRFAMLFVVGLLLTLAGCSDADESNPSDVSGYNYTDYYIAGFRVGNEGQDLWAGGPNIFPKRHGESRSGGGGGMCCISIPSKWRPDMKLVVKWRRDTHPYDDDRSGDQWLTAITEVPPYGPRTAGFVVHFLSRDRIRIQIRDEKGGLRRIDDQDPYIVQGALDPELNKK; from the coding sequence ATGATTGTGTTTGTTTGGAAGCGTTTCGCAATGCTATTCGTCGTCGGGTTGCTGTTGACACTGGCGGGTTGCTCAGATGCAGATGAGAGCAATCCGTCAGATGTGAGCGGCTACAACTATACCGACTACTACATCGCAGGATTTCGTGTCGGGAATGAAGGTCAAGATCTTTGGGCGGGCGGGCCAAACATTTTTCCGAAACGGCATGGCGAGTCTCGCTCTGGTGGTGGGGGGGGAATGTGTTGCATCAGTATCCCTTCCAAATGGCGTCCTGACATGAAGCTCGTGGTCAAGTGGCGACGCGACACGCATCCCTACGACGACGATCGAAGCGGTGATCAGTGGCTTACTGCGATCACGGAAGTTCCGCCATATGGACCGCGTACCGCTGGCTTCGTAGTGCACTTCCTGTCTCGCGACCGAATTCGTATCCAGATTCGTGATGAGAAAGGGGGCCTCCGCAGAATCGACGACCAAGACCCCTACATCGTGCAGGGTGCACTCGACCCGGAATTGAACAAGAAGTAA
- a CDS encoding DUF3304 domain-containing protein: MIESIWKRFAVVFVVGLLLTLAGCSDADESNPSDVSGYNYTEYYIAGFRVGNEGKDLWAGGPNIFPKRHGESRSGGGGGMCCISIPSKWRPDMKLVVKWRVDKIQDGKTPSKWYTAITEVPPYGPRTYGFWVHFLPGDRIRVEIQDKPPMPAKPAERDPYIVQGALDPELNNK, from the coding sequence ATGATCGAGTCTATCTGGAAGCGTTTCGCCGTGGTATTCGTCGTTGGGTTGCTGTTGACACTGGCGGGTTGCTCCGATGCGGACGAGAGCAATCCGTCAGATGTGAGCGGCTACAACTATACCGAATACTACATCGCAGGATTTCGTGTCGGGAATGAAGGTAAAGATCTTTGGGCGGGCGGGCCAAACATTTTTCCGAAACGGCATGGCGAGTCTCGCTCTGGTGGTGGGGGGGGAATGTGTTGCATCAGTATCCCTTCCAAATGGCGGCCTGACATGAAGCTCGTGGTCAAGTGGAGGGTCGACAAGATTCAAGATGGAAAAACTCCGAGCAAATGGTACACGGCGATCACGGAAGTTCCGCCGTATGGGCCGCGGACCTATGGTTTTTGGGTGCATTTTCTTCCGGGCGATCGTATTCGCGTTGAAATTCAGGATAAGCCGCCGATGCCGGCTAAACCGGCTGAACGGGATCCCTACATCGTGCAAGGTGCACTAGACCCAGAATTGAACAATAAGTAA
- the tssL gene encoding type VI secretion system protein TssL, long form, which yields MSTPRKSSTPFGVAHTPANGEEALEKALNREGDTPVSQDIAPPEVFEQRLAKVKAASNPLLEASRVLLRAQADMPETFESKDATVLLRTLLVEEVRVFERLCEQANIRRDHMIGASYCLCTALDEAVAQTAWGKNGSSAIEWINGGLATTFHGDLKGGDKVYLLIGRLLEDPDEHRDILQVIYRILSLGFEGRYRGVADGPRKHDAIRQRLYNVITSQREPVPLTLSPHWQSTAHGKRLSFTDFPVWITVTVLSVILLGLFGWFKYELFSRSADIQKQIVDIARMTPPPAPPRQLHLKQLLKDEIAAGTVSVDEDARHSAVTFRGDAMFKPGGASVQASMNPLILKIAGEVAKVPGKVTIIGYTDNVPIRSRHFASNQVLSEERAIQVMQMLQAAGVPASRLEAVGKGDTDPVGDNRTAQGRAQNRRVEIDVAR from the coding sequence ATGTCGACACCAAGGAAATCCAGTACGCCGTTTGGCGTCGCGCACACTCCCGCGAATGGCGAGGAAGCATTGGAGAAAGCGCTGAACCGGGAGGGCGATACACCTGTCAGTCAGGATATTGCACCTCCCGAAGTTTTCGAGCAGCGTCTGGCCAAGGTCAAGGCCGCTTCGAATCCCTTGCTCGAGGCATCGCGCGTCTTGCTGCGTGCGCAGGCCGACATGCCCGAAACGTTCGAGTCGAAAGATGCAACCGTGTTGTTACGGACGCTTCTCGTGGAAGAGGTCCGCGTGTTCGAGAGACTATGCGAACAGGCCAATATTCGACGCGACCACATGATCGGCGCGAGCTACTGTCTGTGTACGGCACTCGACGAAGCGGTAGCGCAAACCGCATGGGGCAAGAATGGCTCATCGGCGATCGAATGGATCAATGGCGGTCTTGCGACCACTTTCCACGGAGACCTCAAGGGTGGCGACAAGGTCTATCTTCTGATTGGCCGCTTGCTGGAGGATCCGGATGAGCACCGGGACATCCTTCAAGTGATTTACCGGATTCTCAGTCTCGGCTTCGAAGGACGCTACCGAGGCGTGGCTGATGGCCCGCGCAAGCACGACGCGATTCGTCAACGGCTCTACAACGTGATTACATCGCAGCGCGAACCCGTACCGCTGACGCTATCGCCCCACTGGCAATCGACCGCGCATGGCAAGCGCTTGTCGTTCACCGATTTTCCGGTATGGATCACCGTCACGGTCTTGTCGGTGATCCTGCTCGGACTGTTCGGATGGTTCAAGTACGAACTGTTTAGCCGCAGCGCGGACATCCAGAAGCAGATTGTCGACATCGCCCGCATGACACCACCGCCTGCGCCGCCACGGCAATTGCACCTCAAGCAATTGCTCAAGGATGAAATCGCGGCCGGCACGGTCAGTGTCGACGAGGATGCCCGCCACAGCGCCGTCACGTTCCGCGGCGACGCGATGTTCAAGCCCGGCGGGGCTTCGGTTCAGGCATCGATGAATCCGCTGATCTTGAAGATCGCGGGCGAGGTCGCCAAGGTGCCGGGCAAGGTCACGATCATCGGCTACACGGACAACGTTCCGATTCGCAGCCGGCATTTCGCATCGAATCAGGTGCTGTCGGAAGAGCGCGCCATCCAGGTCATGCAGATGCTGCAAGCCGCGGGGGTGCCGGCAAGCCGGCTCGAAGCCGTCGGCAAGGGCGATACCGATCCGGTTGGCGACAACCGAACTGCGCAGGGACGTGCGCAAAACCGCCGCGTCGAGATCGACGTCGCACGATAA